In Uranotaenia lowii strain MFRU-FL chromosome 2, ASM2978415v1, whole genome shotgun sequence, one genomic interval encodes:
- the LOC129748354 gene encoding suppressor APC domain-containing protein 2-like, whose protein sequence is MATTNRNRNNILTLNGTGALNGMHLHPYHHQPQLAEPQHPQPSSQDSTGSSSHIEGLPKPFVSAMKTLFDIMDDKKTGLVRLADIEDRWQDDGSKGLPRGVIDSLRKVTPSSGLLSFERFCSGLKICLIRNQTEKNRTRLGKESEKMPLSPAKLSVRPPSAPLLDLDTLPKTSWNMSANTATVRPNNAMPAQKTLSMPQLNPDSDSDLVLESPPIILPGTFGPPKPPRVSLNLERNQQNNNPGIDKAEIRNALQHWQMSLLMSESDKPDKSHLRLARGSADGQIDQSTSSSPSLQQLHASSLGGGLYQKKSGGGGTGNRRREPRRHTLQNGIDYNMLKRLKQIEQEKDILVQGLTAVEKARDWYLKQLAVVQDKIKYLGRSGAHVEIWTDAHQERLDLQRARVLEVNRHLTTLADSWERGGFPMHMNLALRPTGPYNYGHLHHPQQQTQQPQRAQGQAQPTGNITSPQKQQQQQQQPDMTMVRLKQQNVALSEEINQKNEKLSLLEREKSSLIRELLQMQRNNRASSMTSNTEEMVF, encoded by the exons ATGGCAACGACCAACCGTAATCGCAACAACATTCTCACGCTGAACGGAACCGGTGCTCTGAATGGGATGCACCTACATCCCTATCATCATCAGCCCCAGCTGGCCGAACCTCAGCACCCGCAGCCATCTTCCCAGGACAGCACCGGAAGCAGCAGTCACATCGAAGGACTCCCGAAACCGTTCGTATCCGCCATGAAGACCCTGTTCGACATAATGGACGATAAGAAAACCGGTTTGGTGCGGCTGGCAGACATCGAAGATCGATGGCAGGATGATGGATCCAAGGGCCTGCCGAGGGGTGTAATTGATAGCTTGCGCAAAGTTACACCCTCAAGTGGACTGCTTTCGTTCGAGCGTTTCTGCAGCGGTCTCAAAATCTGTCTGATACGCaaccaaacagaaaaaaatcgaacaaggCTTGGAAAGGAATCGGAAAAAATGCCCCTTTCCCCGGCCAAATTGTCGGTGCGTCCTCCTTCGGCCCCCCTACTTGACCTAGATACCTTGCCGAAAACTTCTTGGAATATGAGTGCAAATACGGCAACCGTGAGGCCCAACAACGCAATGCCGGCACAAAAAACGCTCAGTATGCCGCAGCTGAACCCGGACAGTGACTCAGATTTGGTCCTCGAATCACCACCCATCATCCTCCCGGGCACCTTCGGCCCTCCCAAACCCCCACGAGTTTCTCTCAATTTGGAACGCaatcaacaaaacaacaatcccGGCATCGATAAGGCTGAAATTCGAAACGCGTTGCAACACTGGCAAATGTCGCTGCTGATGAGCGAATCAGACAAACCGGATAAGTCTCATCTCCGGTTGGCCCGCGGGTCAGCCGATGGCCAGATTGACCAGTCTACGAGTTCATCACCCTCGCTGCAGCAGCTTCATGCGTCGTCGCTCGGCGGAGGGCTGTACCAGAAGAAGTCTGGCGGTGGCGGAACGGGAAATCGTCGGCGGGAACCCCGGAGACATACGCTGCAGAACGGAATCGACTACAACATGCTCAAGCGGCTGAAGCAGATCGAACAGGAGAAAGACATCCTGGTGCAGGGACTGACGGCGGTGGAGAAAGCGCGCGATTGGTACCTCAAACAGCTGGCCGTGGTGCAAGATAAGATCAAGTATCTCGGGCGGTCCGGAGCACATGTG gaaatatGGACCGACGCACACCAGGAACGTTTGGATCTGCAGCGGGCTAGGGTGTTGGAAGTGAACCGTCACCTGACGACCCTCGCCGATAGCTGGGAACGGGGAGGTTTTCCGATGCACATGAATCTTGCCCTGCGTCCGACCGGGCCCTACAACTACGGTCATCTCCACCACCCACAACAGCAGACACAACAGCCTCAACGAGCGCAAGGTCAAGCCCAGCCGACCGGAAACATTACTTCCCcccagaaacaacaacaacaacagcaacaaccggATATGACAATGGTGCGATTGAAACAACAAAACGTGGCGCTGTCGGAAGAGATCAATCAGAAGAACGAAAAGCTATCACTACTGGAGCGGGAAAAATCATCTCTCATCCGGGAGCTGTTGCAGATGCAGCGAAACAACCGAGCCAGCAGCATGACATCGAACACCGAGGAAATGGTCTtttaa